The following coding sequences lie in one Synergistota bacterium genomic window:
- a CDS encoding sodium/solute symporter (Members of the Solute:Sodium Symporter (SSS), TC 2.A.21 as described in tcdb.org, catalyze solute:Na+ symport. Known solutes for members of the family include sugars, amino acids, nucleosides, inositols, vitamins, urea or anions, depending on the system.), with protein sequence MQAPQVTPVPGTFLVVVLLYLAFVLYLGWVSSKKALNLNEFFVMGGSAGILLGGLGYFATQYSISTFLGVPGTIYNVGWAGLAVSVPTAAFSMLVPAALVGGPLLRLGKKLGLLTLPDYLADRYESKAIRVISAIAIIVFLIPYMGAQTIGAGTIFNTFTGWPYWVGVCVMGLGVTVYCFMGGIRGAMYTNIVQGILMVFTAILTFWGAANLAGGVEAANKALLATDPKAFTMPGSPTKYMLYPFFLSNVMLWNLFAVGQPQLATKFFLMRDRRVLWGAAIASGIGMFLSVIFMYSAAVLARAAIPGIPPKMTDWVVPTLVSKALHPIIGSILMAGVLSAGMSTIDSVVVAVSGAFARDLYQQVINPKASEQTVLKVARVATLLAGIAATLIGIYRPATIFQIILFVFGGLGINTILLVLGTRWKRANKYGALSGLIIGLISVIYFTKTPALTKGFHALIPSAIITLIVMIIVSLITPPPSKEVIKKHFE encoded by the coding sequence ATGCAGGCACCTCAGGTAACTCCTGTTCCCGGAACATTTTTAGTAGTAGTCTTATTATACTTAGCTTTTGTGCTTTATCTCGGTTGGGTTTCATCTAAGAAAGCTCTAAACCTTAATGAATTCTTTGTTATGGGCGGATCTGCAGGGATACTTTTAGGTGGGCTTGGTTATTTCGCAACTCAATACAGTATAAGCACCTTCCTTGGCGTTCCCGGAACTATATATAACGTCGGATGGGCTGGATTAGCTGTAAGCGTACCAACTGCAGCATTTAGTATGCTAGTTCCGGCAGCTTTAGTTGGAGGACCACTTTTAAGGCTAGGTAAAAAGCTTGGGCTTTTAACGCTACCGGATTACCTTGCCGATAGATACGAAAGCAAAGCCATAAGGGTTATTTCAGCAATTGCAATTATCGTCTTCCTTATACCCTATATGGGAGCTCAAACTATAGGAGCAGGTACCATATTCAATACCTTTACTGGTTGGCCATACTGGGTAGGCGTTTGTGTTATGGGCTTAGGCGTTACAGTTTACTGTTTCATGGGTGGAATAAGGGGAGCGATGTATACGAATATCGTTCAAGGAATATTAATGGTGTTTACGGCTATCCTCACATTTTGGGGAGCAGCAAATTTGGCTGGAGGCGTTGAAGCAGCGAACAAGGCACTCTTGGCCACAGATCCTAAAGCCTTTACAATGCCAGGTAGCCCAACAAAATACATGCTATATCCATTTTTCCTCTCAAACGTTATGCTATGGAACCTCTTCGCTGTAGGACAACCTCAACTTGCTACAAAGTTTTTCCTTATGAGAGACAGAAGAGTATTATGGGGGGCAGCTATAGCAAGCGGAATAGGCATGTTCCTATCAGTAATATTCATGTATAGTGCAGCGGTCTTAGCGAGGGCTGCTATCCCTGGTATACCACCTAAGATGACTGACTGGGTCGTTCCAACGCTAGTTTCCAAAGCCCTACATCCCATAATTGGTAGTATCTTAATGGCGGGTGTTCTATCAGCTGGAATGTCAACTATAGATTCGGTTGTTGTCGCAGTGTCAGGAGCTTTCGCACGTGACCTATATCAGCAAGTCATAAATCCAAAAGCATCGGAGCAAACGGTTTTGAAGGTAGCGAGAGTCGCAACTCTTCTTGCCGGAATAGCTGCCACTCTTATAGGAATATACCGTCCAGCTACCATATTCCAGATAATCCTGTTTGTCTTTGGAGGCCTTGGCATAAACACTATACTCTTAGTTTTAGGAACAAGATGGAAAAGGGCAAACAAATATGGAGCCTTATCTGGTTTAATCATTGGTTTAATATCCGTTATATACTTCACAAAGACCCCTGCTTTAACTAAAGGCTTCCATGCGTTAATCC
- the icd gene encoding isocitrate dehydrogenase (NADP(+)) has protein sequence MLKLPDNPTIPYIVGDGIGRDITPVGLKVIDAAVEKAYGGKRKITWKKILAGEEAIEEMGDVLPSETIEEIKKYKIAIKGPLTTPVGGGYRSVNVAIRQILDLYVCFRPVRYFRGVPSPLKRPELVDIIVFRENTEDVYAGIEWPFNAEESKKIREFLEQAFGIKLREDSGIGIKPISIYGSKRMGRAAIEYALHHGRKSVTIMHKGNIMKYTEGLFRDAIYELAKEEYKDKVITEEELIRDYGGKAPEGKIVLKDRIADAMFQQLLLRPDEYDILVTPNLNGDYVSDAAAAQVGGLGMAPGANINFETGIAVFEATHGSAPKYAGKNMANPCSFILSGAEMLEYIGWKEAKELIIEGIQRTIEEKFVTYDLARQIEGAKEVSTSDFGERIIEHIKSM, from the coding sequence TTGTTAAAGCTCCCAGATAACCCAACTATACCTTATATAGTTGGAGACGGAATAGGAAGAGACATAACACCAGTAGGTTTAAAGGTAATTGACGCTGCTGTAGAAAAAGCCTATGGAGGGAAAAGAAAAATTACATGGAAGAAAATCCTAGCTGGCGAAGAAGCTATAGAGGAGATGGGAGATGTTTTACCATCAGAAACGATTGAAGAGATTAAAAAATATAAGATAGCGATAAAGGGACCGCTAACCACACCAGTGGGAGGAGGGTATCGCTCAGTAAATGTAGCTATAAGACAGATATTGGACCTATACGTATGCTTTAGACCTGTTAGATACTTTAGGGGGGTCCCTTCTCCTCTAAAAAGACCAGAGTTAGTAGATATCATAGTCTTTAGAGAAAACACTGAAGATGTCTATGCTGGAATAGAGTGGCCCTTTAATGCTGAAGAATCCAAAAAGATAAGAGAATTTTTAGAGCAAGCCTTTGGGATAAAGCTAAGGGAAGACTCTGGAATAGGAATAAAACCCATAAGCATATATGGCTCAAAGAGGATGGGGAGAGCAGCCATAGAATATGCTTTACACCATGGGAGAAAGTCGGTAACAATAATGCACAAGGGGAATATAATGAAATACACTGAAGGGCTATTCAGAGATGCCATATACGAATTAGCTAAAGAAGAATACAAAGATAAGGTTATAACTGAAGAAGAACTAATTAGAGACTATGGAGGGAAAGCTCCAGAAGGTAAGATAGTGCTAAAAGATAGAATAGCCGATGCAATGTTTCAACAGCTACTTTTAAGACCCGATGAGTATGATATATTGGTCACACCTAACCTAAATGGAGATTACGTTTCCGATGCGGCTGCAGCTCAAGTGGGAGGCTTAGGAATGGCTCCGGGAGCAAATATAAACTTCGAAACCGGAATAGCGGTCTTTGAAGCCACTCATGGCTCTGCCCCCAAGTATGCTGGCAAAAACATGGCTAATCCTTGCTCCTTCATACTATCCGGAGCGGAAATGCTTGAATATATCGGTTGGAAAGAAGCCAAGGAACTAATAATAGAGGGTATACAAAGAACAATCGAAGAGAAGTTCGTAACCTACGATCTAGCTCGACAGATAGAAGGAGCAAAGGAAGTCTCCACAAGCGACTTTGGAGAAAGGATAATAGAACACATAAAGAGTATGTAA
- a CDS encoding aconitate hydratase has protein sequence MGKNIVQKIIEKHLLKGKMEKGEEIAIKVDQTLIHDATGTMACLEFESMGFKEVKTFSVTYIDHNTVQVGFENMDDHKYLQSVAEKFGMIFSKPGNGICHQVHLERFAKPGIVLLGADSHTPTAGGIGALAIGSGGLDVAVAMGGGPFYLTYPKVIRVELKGELPPWVSAKDVILKVLSIITSKGNVGCILEYGGEGVKTLSVPDRATITNMGTETGVTTSIFPSDEVTLEFLKKQGREKDWIPLEADENAEYDGLIEIDLSKLEPLAACPHHPDNVKPVREIEGIKVDQVAIGSCTNSSYRDLMIVAHILSGRKVHKDVQLGVTPGSRQVLLTIDRDGGLASILKAGARLLETTCNFCVGVCFAPNSGGVSVRTSNRNFKGRSGTPDALVYLVSPETAAATALTGKITDPRKLEDMGINYKRFSLPESFVIDDSGFIFPLPKEEREKIEIYRGPNIKPVPIKERLKDSIRGVITIKVGDKITTDHITPAGAYLKLRSNVPEYAKHVFEPLDPSFYERALKNKEMGLANIVLAGESYGQGSSREHAAICPMFLGVEAIIAKSIERIHFSNLTNFGIVPLTLANPNDYDNLNEGDEVILPTLRRDIEEGREVTKLIRLKDNKEIPLRLNLSERQRKMILEGGVLPLVSRGGV, from the coding sequence TTGGGTAAGAACATAGTCCAAAAGATAATAGAAAAGCACCTATTAAAGGGAAAAATGGAGAAAGGAGAAGAAATAGCGATCAAGGTAGATCAAACCCTTATCCATGATGCAACCGGGACGATGGCCTGTCTCGAGTTTGAAAGCATGGGATTCAAAGAAGTCAAGACCTTTTCAGTAACCTACATAGATCACAACACGGTCCAAGTGGGATTCGAAAACATGGATGATCACAAATACCTTCAAAGCGTGGCAGAAAAGTTTGGAATGATTTTCTCTAAACCGGGCAACGGAATATGTCACCAAGTTCACTTAGAGAGGTTTGCAAAGCCAGGTATAGTTCTTCTCGGTGCCGATAGTCACACACCAACAGCTGGAGGGATAGGAGCGCTCGCTATAGGCTCAGGTGGATTAGATGTAGCTGTAGCTATGGGAGGAGGCCCGTTTTACCTTACCTACCCTAAGGTAATAAGAGTAGAGTTAAAGGGAGAATTACCTCCTTGGGTATCAGCGAAGGATGTAATACTTAAAGTCTTATCAATTATCACAAGTAAAGGTAACGTAGGCTGTATATTAGAGTATGGGGGAGAGGGAGTTAAAACGCTATCTGTACCTGATAGGGCAACTATAACGAATATGGGAACCGAAACTGGGGTAACCACGTCAATTTTCCCCTCTGATGAAGTAACATTAGAATTCCTAAAGAAACAGGGCAGGGAAAAAGATTGGATACCATTGGAAGCAGATGAAAACGCAGAATACGATGGATTAATAGAAATAGACTTATCCAAGCTTGAGCCGTTAGCGGCCTGTCCTCACCATCCAGACAATGTAAAACCCGTTAGGGAAATAGAAGGCATCAAGGTAGATCAGGTTGCAATAGGAAGTTGCACAAATTCCTCTTACAGAGACCTTATGATAGTCGCTCACATACTAAGCGGAAGAAAGGTTCACAAAGATGTCCAGTTAGGGGTAACACCAGGATCAAGACAGGTTTTATTAACAATAGATAGAGATGGCGGATTAGCATCGATACTAAAAGCGGGAGCAAGGCTGCTTGAAACCACTTGTAACTTCTGTGTGGGGGTTTGCTTTGCACCAAACTCGGGTGGCGTTTCTGTAAGAACCAGCAACAGAAACTTCAAGGGAAGAAGCGGAACCCCAGACGCTTTAGTCTACCTTGTAAGTCCTGAAACAGCCGCGGCAACAGCTTTAACAGGAAAGATAACCGACCCAAGAAAACTGGAAGATATGGGAATTAACTACAAGAGGTTCTCTCTTCCAGAAAGCTTTGTTATAGATGACTCAGGCTTCATTTTCCCACTACCAAAAGAGGAAAGAGAAAAAATCGAAATATATAGAGGACCCAATATTAAGCCTGTGCCGATAAAGGAGAGGTTAAAGGATAGCATAAGAGGTGTCATAACCATAAAGGTTGGAGACAAAATAACCACAGACCATATAACGCCTGCTGGAGCTTATCTCAAGCTGAGATCAAACGTCCCCGAATATGCAAAGCATGTATTTGAACCTCTAGATCCAAGCTTCTACGAAAGGGCCTTAAAAAATAAGGAAATGGGCTTAGCAAACATTGTGCTCGCTGGAGAAAGCTATGGACAAGGATCATCAAGGGAGCATGCAGCCATATGTCCGATGTTCCTAGGCGTTGAAGCAATTATAGCCAAGTCTATAGAGAGAATACACTTCTCAAACCTTACCAACTTCGGCATAGTTCCCTTAACTTTGGCTAACCCTAACGATTATGATAACCTGAATGAAGGGGACGAGGTAATACTACCTACACTAAGAAGAGACATAGAGGAAGGAAGAGAAGTAACAAAACTGATAAGACTCAAGGATAATAAGGAGATACCCTTAAGGCTCAACTTAAGCGAAAGGCAAAGAAAGATGATTCTTGAGGGAGGAGTTTTACCATTAGTTTCAAGAGGAGGTGTTTAA
- a CDS encoding 3-methylitaconate isomerase, with amino-acid sequence MIKIPVTIIRGGTSKGIYIMRKDLPEDETLMKKIILGIFGSPDVRQIDGLGGADIVTSKVAIIDKSDKEEIDVYYKFGQVGIKEPVVDFSLSCGNLVSGVGVFALLKGFKKAEEPFTMVNVYDVNIRKHVRIKVPVKDGMPYYDGDFYIDGVPFPGARIDVTFLNPAGSITGKLLPTGKVRDVLSNGIEYSLVDAGVLGMFVKASDLGLTGKEGPGDIDNNIGLLNLINDMRGEVLVNIGMAPDKKTALARYQYLPKFIVVAPPSDFISPINGKRVKKEECSLLARVITGNKLHKAFPVTSSISLAAAFGLEGSIVNEVAVSREEGKVFIGHPSGVIDLSFKKSSDGEIEEVTIGRTARLIMEGIVYVPESRIYGRWYDSSEDKLADVEI; translated from the coding sequence TTGATAAAAATACCTGTTACGATCATAAGGGGAGGGACGAGCAAGGGTATTTACATAATGAGGAAGGACCTACCTGAGGATGAAACGCTTATGAAGAAGATCATCCTAGGTATATTTGGTAGCCCTGATGTAAGACAGATAGATGGTTTAGGGGGAGCCGATATAGTAACAAGCAAAGTAGCGATAATAGATAAATCAGATAAGGAAGAAATTGATGTCTATTACAAGTTCGGTCAGGTGGGAATAAAGGAGCCTGTTGTAGACTTTTCTTTAAGTTGTGGGAATTTAGTCTCTGGGGTAGGGGTTTTTGCTCTTCTCAAGGGATTTAAGAAAGCTGAGGAGCCCTTTACTATGGTTAACGTCTATGATGTAAATATTAGGAAGCATGTTAGGATAAAGGTGCCCGTTAAGGATGGAATGCCTTACTATGATGGCGATTTCTATATAGATGGCGTTCCCTTCCCGGGTGCAAGGATAGATGTGACTTTCTTAAATCCTGCAGGCTCTATAACTGGCAAGCTTTTACCTACTGGAAAAGTTAGAGATGTTCTAAGTAACGGGATTGAATATTCTTTGGTTGATGCCGGAGTTTTAGGTATGTTTGTAAAAGCTTCGGATCTAGGTCTCACTGGGAAGGAAGGGCCTGGTGATATAGACAATAACATAGGTTTACTTAATTTAATTAATGATATGAGGGGTGAAGTTTTAGTAAATATAGGAATGGCTCCAGATAAGAAAACTGCGTTAGCAAGGTATCAATACCTCCCAAAATTCATAGTAGTAGCTCCTCCTTCAGATTTTATCTCTCCTATAAATGGAAAGAGGGTTAAGAAAGAGGAGTGTAGCTTGCTTGCTAGAGTTATAACTGGCAATAAATTACATAAGGCTTTCCCCGTTACTAGCTCTATATCTTTAGCTGCCGCGTTTGGGCTTGAGGGCTCAATTGTAAATGAGGTAGCGGTTAGCAGGGAGGAAGGAAAAGTTTTTATAGGTCATCCTTCTGGGGTTATAGATCTCTCATTTAAGAAGTCTTCAGATGGTGAAATTGAAGAGGTTACCATAGGTAGAACCGCAAGGCTGATAATGGAGGGGATCGTTTATGTTCCTGAGAGTCGTATTTATGGGAGGTGGTATGATAGCAGTGAGGATAAGCTGGCTGATGTGGAAATCTGA